TCCGCACAGGAAAACATCCCCATGTACTTTTTGAGGAGGGAAAACTCAGTAAAGTTATTGAAGACTCTGTTGAGCTCATTGCCGATGCATTTTGCCCGAAACCAGTATGGTTCCGTACATTTGACATACCTACTGATGAACTGAAACGTTTAGATGGTGGAAACATTGAACCAGACGAAGCTAATCCATTAATGGGTTTGAGGGGCATCCATAAAGATCTTCAAAATCCAGAAATCCTCAAAGCAGAGTTTGAAGCCATATCTGAGCTCATAAATAAAGGTTATGATAATTTAGGTGTTAAAATACCGCTTGTGCGGGATGTTTCTGAGTATAGTGAAGCTAAAAATATCATGCGCGAGTTAGGAATCAGACCCCACCGTGACCTACCTGTAGGAGCCTCCATTGAAACTCCATCAGCTGTTTTTACTTTAGATGATCTTATTGGTGTTGGAATGGATTTTGTGACCCTGGGAATGAGTGACATGGCCATGTGTGCTCTGGCAGTGGATCGAAGGGGCGTTAAAGTGGCCAAACATTTTGATTTAACCCATCCCTCAGTTTTACGGATGATTGAAAGGGTCATAGAAAAATGCAACCAGCAAGGAATTGAAAGCTGCATCTGTGGCCATGCCGG
The sequence above is a segment of the Methanobacterium petrolearium genome. Coding sequences within it:
- a CDS encoding putative PEP-binding protein — its product is MIIIRGIGTGPYVGVGKVKKIESDEDLQQLKGGEIVVLSHASRDMLSYLHRAGGVVTDYGGLTSHVAIVLREMKVPCVVGTGNGTQKLEEGTIVTVDGKTGNIYEGFIEKEEKHDSAAFYYPATSIKVNLNIPEIALKVAPWADGVGSIRIENSIIRTGKHPHVLFEEGKLSKVIEDSVELIADAFCPKPVWFRTFDIPTDELKRLDGGNIEPDEANPLMGLRGIHKDLQNPEILKAEFEAISELINKGYDNLGVKIPLVRDVSEYSEAKNIMRELGIRPHRDLPVGASIETPSAVFTLDDLIGVGMDFVTLGMSDMAMCALAVDRRGVKVAKHFDLTHPSVLRMIERVIEKCNQQGIESCICGHAGSDPAIVRWLVNSGISSISTNPDQILKIRKVVDIAEKTIISRGFTRHV